In Rhinolophus sinicus isolate RSC01 linkage group LG01, ASM3656204v1, whole genome shotgun sequence, the genomic stretch tggtaCAAAAATTAACGTAGGACCTggtatttattatgttatgttatgttatgttatgttatgttatgttatgttatacccggtcttatattatagtaaaataagacctgagtgtccagctaggtcttattttcaggaaaacacagtagatCATGTTAAGACACTGATGCAGTATAAacaatatgctttattttttctttactgtttgaCTTAGCTTCTCAGAAAGAATATAAGCTCCCTAGGGAAATATTAGTTCCTAATATTTTTATCCTCCAAGATACTACTACCCTTTTTAGATATACGCAATGTAATAAAACGTGGGCTAGAACTCAGAAGACTGGATTCTGATCCCAACTTTCTTATGAACTAGCTGTAGGTCATGtcattctttgtttcctcatatgGTCATTGAGAAAATTTGATCGTTTCTTTCTAGTGCTAAAATTTGATGTCTTTATGCACATATGTGAAAGAACATTGAGGACATTATAAGTGCTATATTAATACAAGATGTATACTTTGAACCAAGTAGGATTATGGATAAATTTGGGCAAATTTATTGTCTTAGAAGTTCCAAATTATGTAACAAAAATAGCTGCTTCTTGTCACGTGCTCTGGTATCCTTCTACTTTACAGTCCTCCactatttatttcataattaacTCAGGTTAATTATCATCACTTAATAGTATCATTCTATTTTATATCCTCTCGACATTtccttttaatgaaaaaaaatccttttatctCCCTCAAACTCTTTTGTATTAATTCTTTCCTCATGATTATTTTATGCATCTCAACTAGCTTCatgcctcttttttttctaactctCTACATATATCTTCTAAAGATCTTTATTTTGTGACTTTCAGAAAAACTATCTTCTAAGATTACTCTCCTGGAGGCTCAGAATAGAACTGGAGAGGCAGATAGAGACATCAGTGAGGTAAGTGATATGTTCTTAAAATAACCAGAATGTGAACTAGATCAAGAGGAATTAGCCTCAAACTAAACGTTTCTGCAACTTTCTAATGTTGATACAGAATTACATTACCTAGAAGGTGATATCTATTTAAGATccatttattctcatttgtttctgaatATTTGGATTCTTTAAAGATAAAATCTCTAGTTCCCCTCCGTCAGTTGGTAGAGTTTCATTTAGGATTATATTAAAAAGGGTATTTTTGAACAATGGTGCTTTTTATAACCTGAAAGTTACTATAAAAAATGTGTAGTTCCTTAATATTCTGttgatataaaattattgttAGCTTTCTTGTGTTTAATTAGCTATGTTCTTCCAGTCAAGAAGTCAGTGATAGATAGTATCACAAATGACCTTGAGAAATAATGTAAGTTCTTAACAAAAGTATCTGCTTACTTagagctctccagagaaacagaactaataggaAATGCACATATAAAGtaagattttaaggaattggctcacacaattgtaGAAGCAGGcaaatccaaaatatacagggTAGGCCAGCAggttggagacccaggaaagaatTGCAGATCAAGTCCGAAGGCAATCTGTTGGCAGAATTCCCTCATTTTGGAGGTCAGTCGGTCATTTggttaaggccttcaactgatggGATGAGggcacccacattatggaggacAATCTCCTTTACTCAAAGTttatgatttaaatgttaatctcatctcaaaaatactttcacagaaacatctagagtAATGTTTGACCCAGTGTCTAGGTAGTATGGCCTAGCCAAGTAGACAATAAAATTAGCCACCATACTTATATTCAATAACTTTGATGGGGCCACTGATGCTCGGTTCACAAAATTGTCAAAAGcaactaactttttaaaattgtagcatTATAAGGACACTGACAGAGTAAAAATTAATCTTATTTGACCAAGGGAACGCTTAATGTCTTAAGATGCTTAGCAGTCGTGACTAGAGAGAACAAGATAACTTAGCTCAGAAAAGAACAGATAAGAAATATGGAAATctgttaagaaaaagaataaaaaataactagaagGGAGAACAAGTAAACAGGGAACaatagaaaagaaagggaaaaaccaaatagaaattgCAAAAGGAAGGGTCAATAAGATACTCCTTTAGGGTAAGAAAGTAAGAGAGGTTCATAGAAAGTATAAGCTCAGCTGAAAGAGGCCGACTagtatgaagagaaaaaaataatgaactaagTTCTTCTAGAAAGAACTAAGTTCTCTGGTTCTCTGCCCTCTCCTTGTGGgatgacattgattttttttcttttttcactcgaACCAGAAAGGTAATTAAACTCTGTAGCTATCATGGGGAGCAGCAGAGGGCATGGCTAAAGGAAGGAAGTGAGTGAAGTGCCATGACTGATagttagaaaagaggaaataagaatacTTAGGGTaagagagaacaaaaaaggaGTTAGTTACATTGAAGTCATCAGGCAGAAGTGAGGCCTCGACTATATCAGGTCTTTCATGTGTATAGGGCTAGATAAATAGGCATGTGACAGGAACAAATTATAAAGGAACTTTTTCCTTGTGCTAAAAACTCTTTCGAGTTTTGGTCTCTTGAAATATATGAGTATGAATAACACAGAGAGTAAAGAATTTGAAATGAGTAgcatcacaaaaaataaaataatgcttataaaaacagatgaaataacgtttcttaaaataataaataattctaaactgattcttttgtttttcttacttagTAGTGCCTGGGAATGATAATAGCTGGTATACATTGaatatttactctgtgccagCATCAGCTAGTAAATAGCAGAGCTACAAACTCAGGCAGTCAGGCTGCAGAGCTTGTACTCTTGGCCACTACATTATTTGATAATCTTATGGGGTTATTTTCTTCTgtcaaatagaatttttttctgggaaaaagaaaaagaagatgctgTTAGCAGAAGTGGTGATTTTATTGTATACACTGTCCTCAAactcatttaataaaatactatttactATGAGattcactgattttatttccctAGAAAAcaattatggaaataatttatatGGATTGAGCAATTTAATACAGTAATCTTTGTAATAGTAACTTGGTTAGTATTTTGTCAAACAAGTCCATAGTTTCATCCCCAAACCCCATCAGAACTCCTTTTTGATTATTTGATCCTGGTTAGTTTATCTCAGTCTACAGCAGGTCTTCCAATGTGGTTTCACTcagtcatttcattataatgttgatgagatgccataggaatgTAACTCTTGTTCATATCAATTAGCATATGATTTCTATTCCAATTAGCATACGATTTCTATTTATGTGTCTTCTCACCccagttccaagaacctatccaTGACGTTGTGAGGACTTATTGTATTTGTTTGATAATCTACTTGTTTGTTAATGGCTATCTTATCTAATATTTCTCATTTCAATGGCTAGTTTAAAAGAATGAATCCCATAACTTCCTCCTTGGTATAgtatgaaacaaaaatttaactcATTTCCTgcttcccatttcatttttaagcAGTTCTTGGGAGAAACAAGTAGGTATTTTAATCTGAAGAAGTAAAGTTTCCCAAGTAAGGAATATCTAGTAAACAGTTCCAGGTTTCCTTAGGTCTTATGAATATGGCTTGACCTCAGTGCAGGACTGACAGGGTGCTCTCAGAGGtccaatttggaaaataaaaactgattttaaaagtatttagtaGTTTTATGATAGGAAGCAGGTTTGGACTAAAAAGTATTAGATTTTGGGAAATGcacaaaataccattttttaGTTTGGCTATTTCTTATAATATATTTGATTgaggccttttctttctttctttcttattttaaaaacagagcagCATGGTTGATACTACCAGGCTCAACAAGAGCAGCTCTTCTGCTGAGGAAAGTGGACAAGATGTTCTAGAGAACACACTttttaagaaacatgaagaaCTGTCAGTTTTATTGTTGGAAATGAAAGAAGCTCAAGAGGAGATTGCATTTCTTAAGTTGCAGCTCCAGGGCAAAAGGGCTGAGGGGGACCCTGATGTCCTTGACGAGAAAGAAGTGAAACAGATAGAGAGTGAAGGAATAGCTCCAGTCAGGATGAAAAAATTGCATGAAGATATAGGGCAGCATTTCCCCCCAATGTCAAATGAAGAGAGCAGTCTTCCAAtaactgaaaaagaagagcagGTGAGCACTGAACATCCAAGTAGAACATCCGAGGAAATATCTTTAAATGACACTGGAATGGAATTGAAATCAACAAAGCAGAATGATGCTGATAAATCCCCTTCTGCTGTGTCAGCTGTTTGTCAGTGTCACCAGGAAGAATTGGAAAGGCTAAAAAGTCAAATTTCAGAGCTTGAGATTAGCTTTCATAAAGCAGAAGAAACCTATGAGAATAATTTAGATGAGAAAGCTAAGGAAATAAGCAGCCTAACCCAGTTGAttgaagattttaagaaaaatgctgAAGACACCAACAGTGCATTCACTGCTTTGTCCGAAGAAAGAGACCAGCTTCTCTCTCAGGTGAAGGAACTTAGTGTAGTAACGGAACTAAGGGCTCAGGTACAGCAACTGGAAGTGAACCTTGCAGAAGCAGAAAGGCAAAGAAGACTTGACTATGAAAGTCAGACTACTCAACACGACTTGCTTACTGAACAGATCCACAGTCTCAGCATAGAAGCCAAATCGAAAGATGTGAAAATTGAAGTTTTACAGAACGAACTGGACGATGTACAGCTTCAGTTTTCTGAACACAGTACACTGATGAAAAGCCTGCAAAGCCAGCTGCAGAAGAAGGAAAGTGAAGTGCTTGAGGGAGCAGAACGTGTGAGGGATATCTCAAATCGGATGGAAGAACTTAAGCAGACTCTTTCACAGAAGGAACTGGAAATAGCAAAAATGGATCAACTCTtactagagaaaaagagagatgtgGAAACCCTTCAACAAACCATCGAGGACAAGGATCAGCAAGTGACAGAAATCAGCTTGAGTATGACTGAGAAAATGGTGCAGCTTAATGAAGAGAAGTTTTCTCTTGGGGTTGAAATTAAGACTCTTAAAGAACAGCTGAATTTATTATCCAGAGCTGCAGAGGCAAAAAAAGAGCAAgtggaagaagacaaagaagttGTTTCTGGCCTTAAACAGACTTACGATGAATTGAGCCCAGCAGGGCTAATAAATAAAGAACTTCAGCATGAATTAGACGttgtaaagaaagaaagtgagCAGCGAAAGAGAAAGCTCCAGGCAGCTCTTATTAACAGAAAGGAACTTCTACAGAGAGTCAGTAGATTAGAAGAGGAATTGGCCAAAGTGAAAGATGAATCCGGAAAAGAGATCCCATTCAATGAgaatgagaggagagaaatggaggaagctaaagaaagtaaagaagacTCAGAAAAATGTATGACTTCTAAGTgccaagaaatagaaatttctttaaaacagaCAATATCTGAGAAAGAAGTGGAACTAGAGCATTTAAGGAAGGATTTGGAAGAAAAGGCAGCAGCTGAAGAAGAGTTACAGGCTGTGCTCAAAGAGATGAATCAGAACTTGCAAGAGAAGGCAAACCAGATAGGTTTGCTCCAAGCAGAAATCATTGAAAACCAAGCAATTATCCAACAGTTAACCACAGGTAACAGGGAAGCAGGTGGTGGAGACTCCGCAGCACCTGGAAAGGAAACAGTGGTGAGCAGTCCACCTGATGGAGGTGCAGTAGAACACTGGAAAGCAGAGCTGGAAGAAAAGATACTGgaccttgaaaaagaaaaggagcaacTTCAAAAGAAGTTACAGGAAGTGGTAACCTCTCGCAAGGGGATTCTAAAAAAggcacaggaaaaagaaagacatcttaGGGAGGAGCTAAAGCAACAGAAAGATGACTATAATCGCTTGCAAGACCAGTTTGATGAGCAaagcaaggaaaatgaaaacattggaGACCAGCTAAGGCAACTCCAGATACAAATAAGGGAGCGTGTAGACAGAAAATTTCCAGGTACTGACCAGCAAGAACGAGGCTCTCCCACTCAAGAGTTAGAAGACCCTTTATTGAAAGCCACAGAGCAGCAACCTGCCCAACCTATTTCAGAGTCTAGCTTGTGCCCAGACTGGCCTTCGCATTCTGAAGAGGCACGTGCTCTGCAGGGTAATACTTCTATTGCCCAGATTAAGGCTCAGCTCCAAGAAATAGAGGCTGAGAAAGAGGAGTTAGAATTGAGGGTCAGTTGTACAAGAAGTGAGCTCACTAAAAAATCGGAAGAGGTATTTCAATTACAAGAGCAGATAAATAAACAGGGTTTTGAAATCCAAAGTCTAAAGACAGCATCCCATGAAGCCGAAGCCCGCGCAGAAAGCCTGAGGCAGAAATTGGAAAGCAGTCAATTAGAAATCGCTGGATTAGAACATTTAAGAAACTTCCAGCCTGAACTAGATGAACTGCAAAAACTCATAAGCCAAAAGGAAGAAGAAGTTAGATACCTTTCTGGACAGCTGAGCAAGAAAGAAGAAGCCCTTACTAAAGTACAAACAGAGATAATAGAACAAGAGGATTTAATTAAGGCCCTGCATACACAGCTGGAAATGCAAGCCAAAGAACAGGATGAGAAGGTAAAGCAGTTACAGGCGGAACTTTGTGAGGTGAAGCAAAAACCAGAAGAGATAGGAGAAGAAAGTAAAGCAAAGCAACAAATACAGAGGAAACTGCAAGCTGCCCTCATTTCCCGAAAAGAagcactaaaagaaaacaaaggtctCCAAGAGGAGTTGTCTTTGGCCAGAGATACCATTGAGCATCTCACTAAGTCTCTGGCAGATGTGGAAAGCCAAGTTTCTgctcaaaataaagaaaaagatacattCTTAGGAAAGTTATCTCTTCTTCaggaagaaagagacaaactCATTACAGAAATGGACAGATCTTTAGTGGAAAATCAAAGTCTCACTGGCTCTTGTGAAAGTCTAAAATTAGCTCTGGAGGGTCTtactgaagacaaagaaaagttaGTGAAGGAAATCGAATCTTTGAAATGTTCTAAGATTGCAGAAAGCACTGAGTGGCAGGAGAAACACAAAGAGTTACAAAAAGAGTATGAAATTCTTCTGCAGTCCTATGAGAATGTTAGTAATGAGGCAGAAAGGATTCAGCACGTGGTGGAAAATGTGAGGCAAGAGAAGCAAGAACTGTATGGCAAGCTAAGAAGCACAGAAGCAAACAAGAAAGAAGTGGAAAAGCAGTTGCAGGAAGCTCAACaggaaatggaggaaatgaaagaaaagatgagaaagttTGCTAAATCTAAACAGCAGAAAATCCTCGAGTTGGAAGAAGAGAATGACCGGCTTAGAGCAGAGATACACCCTGCAGAAGGTACATCTAAAGATTGTATGGAAGAACTTCTTTCTTCCAATTCCAACATGAAGGAGGAACTGGAAAGGGTCAAAACAGAGTATAAAACCCTTTCTAAGGCATTTGAGTCCTTAATGACTGAAAAAGACTCTCTAAGTGAAGAAGTTCAAAGTTTAAAACGTGAGATAGAAGGTGGTGTATCTAAACAAGCTAGCCTAGAGGCCACTGAGAAACATGATAACCAGAGGCATATCACTGAAGAGGCAGCACAATCTGTCCCAGATGACGCTAAGGAGCAGGATTCTTCGAGTGTGAGCACAAAGCATGAATGTTCAGAATCCATTCTGCCAGAGACCAGTGCCAAGCCTGATATAAGTGAAAATGTCAGCTCACATGATGAAATTAATAACTATCTACAGCAGATTGATCAGCTCAAAGAAAGAATTGCTGAATTagaggaggagaaacagaaagaaaaggaattgaaCCAGATTTCAGAAGACGAGAGAAATGCTTTACTGAGTCAAATATCAGCAAAGGATGGTGAACTAAAAATGCTTCAGGAAGAAGTAACCAAACTAAACCTGTTAAATCAGCAAATCCAAGAAGAACTTGCCAGAGTAACCAAGCTCAAAGAGAcagcagaggaagagaaagatgattTGGAAGAGAGGCTTATGAATCAATTAGCAGAACTTAATGGAAGCATCGGGAATTATTATCAGGATGTTACAGATGCCCAAATGAAAAATGAGCTACTGGAATCTGAAATGCAGAACCTTAAAAAGTGTGTGAGTGAATTGGAAGAAGAAAAGCAGCAGTTGGTCAAGGAGAAAACTCAGGTGGAATCAGAAATACGAAAGGAATATTTGGAGAAAATACAAGGTGCCCAGAAGGGACCTAGTAATAAGAGCCATGCGAAAGAACTTCAGGagctgttaaaagaaaaacaacaagaagTAAAGCAGCTGCAGAAAGACTGCATCAGGTACCAAGAGAAAATTAGTGCACTGGAGAGAACTGTTAAGGCCCTAGAATTTGTTCAAAGTGAGTCCCAAAAAGATttggaaataaccaaagaaaatCTAGCTCAAGCCAATGAACACCGCAAGAAAGCAGAAACAGAATTAGCTAGCTTCAAAGTACTGCTGGATGACACCCAAAGTGAAGCAGCAAGGGTCCTCGCAGACAATCTCAAATTAAAAAAGGAACTTCAGTCAAATAAAGA encodes the following:
- the GOLGB1 gene encoding golgin subfamily B member 1 isoform X4, coding for MLSRLSGLANVVLHELSGDDTDQNMRASLDPELPQESDMEFNDKTQEDVLERLAYAEQLVVELKEIIRQKDIELKQKDEVLQEERQAADNKIKKLKLHAKAKLTSLNKHIEEMKAQGGTALPVEPQSEEQLSKFDKSSTEIEEFSMMKQRLQEKEELISSLQAQLSQTQAEQAAQKLRVLQRKLEEHEEALLGRAQVVDLLQQELTAAEQRNQILSQQLQQMEAEHNTLRNTVETERQESKILMEKMELEVAERKLSFHKLQEEMHHLLGQLEQAGQAQAELQSRCSALEQKHKAEMEEKTSHILSLQKTEQELHSACDALKDENSKLLQDKSEQAVHSARTIQQLEDQLQQKSEEINQLLNKPTLQKDETASQTSFPDVSNESVQAVTEDNIAFLQKRVVELENEKGALLLSSSVELEELKAENEKLSSKITLLEAQNRTGEADRDISESSMVDTTRLNKSSSSAEESGQDVLENTLFKKHEELSVLLLEMKEAQEEIAFLKLQLQGKRAEGDPDVLDEKEVKQIESEGIAPVRMKKLHEDIGQHFPPMSNEESSLPITEKEEQVSTEHPSRTSEEISLNDTGMELKSTKQNDADKSPSAVSAVCQCHQEELERLKSQISELEISFHKAEETYENNLDEKAKEISSLTQLIEDFKKNAEDTNSAFTALSEERDQLLSQVKELSVVTELRAQVQQLEVNLAEAERQRRLDYESQTTQHDLLTEQIHSLSIEAKSKDVKIEVLQNELDDVQLQFSEHSTLMKSLQSQLQKKESEVLEGAERVRDISNRMEELKQTLSQKELEIAKMDQLLLEKKRDVETLQQTIEDKDQQVTEISLSMTEKMVQLNEEKFSLGVEIKTLKEQLNLLSRAAEAKKEQVEEDKEVVSGLKQTYDELSPAGLINKELQHELDVVKKESEQRKRKLQAALINRKELLQRVSRLEEELAKVKDESGKEIPFNENERREMEEAKESKEDSEKCMTSKCQEIEISLKQTISEKEVELEHLRKDLEEKAAAEEELQAVLKEMNQNLQEKANQIGLLQAEIIENQAIIQQLTTGNREAGGGDSAAPGKETVVSSPPDGGAVEHWKAELEEKILDLEKEKEQLQKKLQEVVTSRKGILKKAQEKERHLREELKQQKDDYNRLQDQFDEQSKENENIGDQLRQLQIQIRERVDRKFPGTDQQERGSPTQELEDPLLKATEQQPAQPISESSLCPDWPSHSEEARALQGNTSIAQIKAQLQEIEAEKEELELRVSCTRSELTKKSEEVFQLQEQINKQGFEIQSLKTASHEAEARAESLRQKLESSQLEIAGLEHLRNFQPELDELQKLISQKEEEVRYLSGQLSKKEEALTKVQTEIIEQEDLIKALHTQLEMQAKEQDEKVKQLQAELCEVKQKPEEIGEESKAKQQIQRKLQAALISRKEALKENKGLQEELSLARDTIEHLTKSLADVESQVSAQNKEKDTFLGKLSLLQEERDKLITEMDRSLVENQSLTGSCESLKLALEGLTEDKEKLVKEIESLKCSKIAESTEWQEKHKELQKEYEILLQSYENVSNEAERIQHVVENVRQEKQELYGKLRSTEANKKEVEKQLQEAQQEMEEMKEKMRKFAKSKQQKILELEEENDRLRAEIHPAEGTSKDCMEELLSSNSNMKEELERVKTEYKTLSKAFESLMTEKDSLSEEVQSLKREIEGGVSKQASLEATEKHDNQRHITEEAAQSVPDDAKEQDSSSVSTKHECSESILPETSAKPDISENVSSHDEINNYLQQIDQLKERIAELEEEKQKEKELNQISEDERNALLSQISAKDGELKMLQEEVTKLNLLNQQIQEELARVTKLKETAEEEKDDLEERLMNQLAELNGSIGNYYQDVTDAQMKNELLESEMQNLKKCVSELEEEKQQLVKEKTQVESEIRKEYLEKIQGAQKGPSNKSHAKELQELLKEKQQEVKQLQKDCIRYQEKISALERTVKALEFVQSESQKDLEITKENLAQANEHRKKAETELASFKVLLDDTQSEAARVLADNLKLKKELQSNKESVKSQMKQKDEDLERRLEQVEEKHLKEKKNMQEKLDALRREKGHLEETFGEIQITLNKKDKEVKQLQENLDSTVAQLAAFTKSMSSLQDDRDRVMDEAKKWERKFSDAIQTKEEETRLKEENCSVLKDQLRQMSIHMEEMKIKISRLEHDKQIWESKAQTEVQLQQKVCDTLQGENRELLSQLEETRHLYHNSQNELAKLESELKNLRDQLIDLNNSLEKCKESKEHLEGIIKQQEADIQNWKFSYEQLETDLQAARELTSRLHEEINMKEQKIISLLSAKEQAIQVAVAELHQQHDKEIKELENLLSQEEENIVLEEENKKAVDKTNRLIETLKSIKKENMQQKAQLNSFVKSMSSLQDDRDRIVSDYQQLEERHLSVILEKDQLIQEAAAENNRLKEEIRCLRSHMDDLNSENAKLDAELIQYREDLNQVITRKDCQQKQLLEVQLKQNKELKSEYAKLEEKLKESEEAKEDLQRSSAALQEEKQGLAKEIESLKGSVSQLTRQLAALQEEGTVGLLQAQLKVKEEEVQRLSTTLSSSQKRITELEEELAHVEMEAAKKVGEIEDKMKKELKHLHHDAGIMRNETETAEERVAELARDLVEMEQKLLMVTKENKDLTAQIQSFGKSMSSLQNSRDRANEELDELQRKYDASLKQLSQLKEQGPLITEREVLVSKAAFPVNSTEDNSSPPLEKLNQQLLSKDKQLLHLSSQLEDSYKQVQSFSKAMASLQNERDHLLNELEKFRKSEEGKQRSAAQSATSPAEVQSLKKAMSSLQNDRDRLLKELKNLQQQYLQINQENTELRPLKAQLQEYQDKTKTFQIMQEELRQENLSWQHELHQLRMEKSSWEIHERRMKEQYLMALSDKEQQLSHLQNLMRELRSSSSQTETLKGQYQRQASPETSASLDGSQNLSYETELLRTQLNDSLKEIHQKELRIQQLNSKFSQLLEEKNTLSVQLCDTSQSLRENQQHYSELFNHCAVLEKQVQELQVGPLNIDVAPGAPQEKNGAHRKSDPEELRQPQRSFAQAQQQLCNTKQEVNELRKLLEEERDQRVAAETALSVAEEQIRRLEHSDWDAARTPIIGSCGAQEQALLIDLPGSSCRRSRSGAGWKRVLRSLCYSRTRVPLLAAIYFLMVHVLLILCFTGHL